The following are encoded together in the Triticum dicoccoides isolate Atlit2015 ecotype Zavitan chromosome 6B, WEW_v2.0, whole genome shotgun sequence genome:
- the LOC119323362 gene encoding CLIP-associated protein-like isoform X4 — MEAALEAARSKDTKERLAGVERLHEALEAAARRGLTAAEVTALVDTCMDLTRDANFRVAQGGLHALSAAAVLAGDHFKIHLNALVPAAVERLGDGKQPVRDASRQLLVTLMEVSSPTIIVERAGSYAWTHKNWRVREEFVRTLATAVGLFASTELLLQRVFLSPVLQLLNDLNQSVREAAISCIQEMYKNMGSQFHEELQRHNLPSYMLKEINSRLDKIEPKVPSSDGARTQYKAMERSVSAHPKRGSPRKKNTSRESTLFGGDTDITEKPVEPIRVHSEKELFREIEKIASALNPEKDWSIRIAAMQRIEALVYGGAIDYPSFFMLLKQLVHPLSSQLADRRSSIVKQACHLLNVLSKELLSDFEACAEIFIPALFKLVVITVLVIAESSDNCVKTILRNCKVSRIVPLIADTSKNDRSAILRARCCEYALLILEYWADAPEIQRSADLYEDLIKCCVADAMSEVRATARSCYRMFIKTWPERSRRLFMSFDPAIQRS, encoded by the exons ATGGAGGCGGCGCTGGAGGCGGCGCGCTCCAAGGACACCAAGGAGCGCCTGGCTGGGGTGGAGCGGCTGCACGAGGCCCTGGAGGCCGCGGCGCGCCGCGGGCTCACCGCGGCCGAGGTCACGGCGCTCGTCGACACCTGCATGGATCTCACCAGGGACGCCAACTTCCGGGTCGCGCAGGGCGGCCtgcacgcgctctccgccgccgccgtgctcgccggcgaccacttcAAGATCCACCTCAACGCCCTCGTGCCCGCCGCCGTCGAGCGACTCGGCGATGGCAAGCAGCCGGTCCGTGACGCATCCCGCCAGCTCCTCGTCACGCTCATGGAG GTTTCTTCTCCAACAATCATTGTTGAAAGAGCTGGAAGTTATGCTTGGACTCACAAGAACTGGAGGGTGCGAGAAGAGTTTGTGCGCACCCTTGCAACGGCAGTTGGGCTTTTTGCTTCTACAGAGCTCCTTCTACAGCGAGTGTTTCTTTCACCT GTCCTGCAATTGTTGAATGATTTGAATCAAAGTGTTAGAGAGGCTGCAATCTCTTGTATTCAG GAGATGTACAAAAATATGGGATCTCAGTTCCATGAAGAGTTGCAGCGCCATAATCTGCCTTCTTATATG CTAAAGGAAATAAATTCAAGATTGGATAAAATAGAACCAAAGGTTCCCTCATCTGATGGTGCTAGAACGCAATATAAGGCCATGGAAAGATCTGTTAGTGCTCATCCCAAAAGAGGTAGTCCAAGGAAAAAAAACACATCAAGGGAAAGCACATTATTTGGAG GTGACACAGATATTACCGAAAAACCGGTGGAACCCATAAGAGTTCATTCAGAGAAAGAATTATTTAGAGAGATTGAGAAGATTGCATCTGCCCTTAATCCAGAAAAGGACTGGTCTATACGTATTGCTGCAATGCAAAGGATTGAAGCCTTGGTATATGGAG GCGCAATTGATTATCCATCATTTTTCATGCTCTTGAAGCAGCTAGTTCATCCATTGTCCTCTCAGCTAGCTGATCGACGGTCTAGCATTGTAAAGCAG GCATGTCATCTACTTAATGTACTATCGAAGGAACTCCTCAGCGACTTTGAAGCATGTGCTGAAATATTTATTCCG GCACTTTTTAAGCTTGTTGTCATAACTGTGCTCGTGATTGCCGAATCTTCAGACAACTGTGTAAAAACT ATCCTGCGGAACTGCAAGGTTTCACGTATTGTTCCACTTATAGCTGACACATCAAAAAATGACCGCAGTGCAATCCTCCGTGCCAG GTGTTGTGAGTATGCACTTCTAATATTGGAATATTGGGCCGATGCTCCAGAAATACAACGCTCAGCTGATTTATACGAAGATCTAATAAAGTGCTGTGTGGCAGATGCAATGAGCGAG GTTCGTGCAACTGCAAGAAGTTGCTATAGGATGTTCATAAAGACATGGCCTGAGCGTTCACGTCGGCTTTTTATGTCATTTGATCCTGCAATACAGAGG TCATAA